ACCAGCCGATGTTCACTACCAACTTTAAAGCATTAGTAGGAGTCTAATATCGATCGGATTCTATTCATTTACCGCTCCATGGCTCCGTTTGTATCTAGCTTCAAACAGATAAAGTTCGACTCCGATCGACTTTACTCGGTATGGAAATGCCAGGGGTAATCTCATCGCATCCCAGCCGAACAAGCccatatgcaagataacgaACGGGCTGCACCAGAACTGCACCAGGGAATGCATGCCCGTTGGGAGAACTGGGGGCGGGCCcggctgcctccggcggctggggctctgccccagaccccgtagctcgctgCGCTCGTTACACCGGGGGTATCCCTCAGGGGTTGGTTGGGCTTGGAAAATGCGGACTCCGGGGGTACGGCATTGCATAGGGAGATTTGAACACGAACTTTAACGTCGTTCAGTATTCACAGTCTAAAAACGAGAAATATAACAggttgaaaaataattattattttaatgACTACTATAAATTAtgttaaataaataatacagGATCATGGGGGTTAACTTGGACAATCCAGGATTCGCTACGTCACAAATACCAGTCGGGTGCTAAGTACTTGATTACAGCTCGATTCCGGCCATGACACGGTGGAGAAACAGTTCCAACGGTTTCAAATCAAGGTTGCTGAACAACCGTGTCGTTACGGCAGTCTAGAGAGTATCTCTCATATTATGGACGAGTGCCCACTCTTACAAGAGGCCCACAATGAACTAGGTGACGAACTGCCCAGTTTTAACGACCATGTGGTATTTGGAACTACTCAAGGGAATCAAATTGTCACATAatatttgttgaagaaTCAAATGCAATGCACCGTCGTGTAATTATCTGGCGTTGATGCCACTGAATGTCAGAAGTTTACCAACTCCAAAAACTGCAAGTGAGTTCTCGGGATAATTCGCTCAATTCAAAGCAATCAAATGATAGTAAAATGTAACAGCGTCGCTGGTTTATCTATGTAAGacaaaaaattaatattaatcaataaattaattacaTAACATGTATCATCCCTCTGATGAATATTTTATCAATACTAGTTGCATTTACTAGTTATCACCTTCATTCGCTGCTGACCGAGTAATTGCATCATATTGTATAACTTACAAGACATGCGCCACGAGCTTCAAATCAGGAACGGCGTCTTCGAGGTCGTTGCTAGTCTTGAATGTTCAGTCATTGAttcaatctcctgcgaagcaggagcaaccagggtctggggcggagccccagccgccggaggcattgaACCCCCCCCCCAAGTAGAGTCCCCAGACGGAGGCAGTACACGTGTAACGGTTAGTTGATAAATACAGTTAAATAGAGAGGTTATATGAGCCCTTGTTTCTTGAGACTAGACATGTTAGTAGGGGTACGGTAGTGAGAGGTAGGGGAGGGGATACTTACTCGTTGTAGACTTTTTCGGACATGACGTTGCCCTCGTCGTCTTCCATTTCGACGGCCACTTCGTTTGTGGTTTCTAATTGGCGGTTgtcttttttgattttttccCAGAGACTCATGACGTCGGCTAGTTTAGTGATGCCTTTGAAAAGTGGACCGGGTTGCACACCGAGACATCGCAATCCATGGACATGGCGTGGTTCCAGAAAATGTTTGTCGAATGCTTTGCGACCGGCATAGGAAGCATTTCCACATACTTCGCAATCGAACTCGATTCCTAGACCTTGGTATTTATACAGCCAGAATGGAATGGGTCGACCGTCCCAGCCCAATGGCAGTTTCAGTGGGTTGTATACcacttcatcttcactatcgtcatcgtcgttgttgttgttattgtcgTTTTCAGCATCGCTGTTGTCAGAATACCCATTTCCATTCGCTTCTAGTTCCAGTGCTTCGATTTCAGCCTGTCGTTCTCGGTCGGTAAGGGCCTGTCGTCGTTCAACATTGGATTTGGTGTCGGTAATGACTTTGGCCAGCAGGTCAGCCAGACAGTAGATATGGTACTCGTGCGAGGCAAGTGCTCTTAATTTCAGGTCTTCTCCAATAGGGATATTAGCGCTGATGTTGGAGCTAGGGGAGTTATTCGCTCCTGAACCGTCTGTACTGGAAGTaccagcggcagcagtagcagcagcggcattCCGTTTGTGTTTTCTTCCTGGCAGATGGTTATTAAAAAGTGCTTCGTTTGTGAATCTTTTGTTACAGGGCACGCAGAACAGCGGGTCAGAGGATCCTGATTCGCCATCTGTGCtcccagcaccagcaccagcttcGCCTTCACCCTTGATTTGACCACCATTTCTCGACTCTTTATCTTCTCGGATCCAGCTGGGATACTTTTGAGACTGCCAGAGAGAGTCGAAATCCGATTCGATACTAGCAAGACTCGATTCCGGATGCGCCAAAATCCGAGTTTTCCGAAAAAAGGTCTCGAGATACTTGTGTAGCTCGACAATGTACTCGAAATAGTGTGAACTGTTGAGTCGCTGTGAGCTGTAGATAGATTTGTCTGAGAAATCAGACATTTTGTCCAGATATTGCGTATATGATAGCTGGTGTTGTACAAAATGAAGGTTCAAAAACTGTTCATGCAGACCGACCATGTCCACGAACCGACCGTAATATTCTTCTCCCGAGAATTCGGTATCCACACTAACATTTTCTGCCACTGCAAATGTCGATAGCACACCTCCATCTGTCAAACCGACGGACTGGTCTGTCTGCTCAACATCTTTGTCCAGACcgttattattattatttgccaagttcctcttcttcagagtTCGAGCCATAGCATACGTCGCAGCCAAATCGTCCACATCCTGGTTGGGATACTTTCTATAAAACTCTTTAATCGAGCTGACTTCTTTACTATACTGATCAAGAAGCTGTTGAGACGCTCCCGAAAACTCTCCTAATGCCTTAACTTCTTTAATGTGTTGATCTGCTAGCACCAGAGCTCCACCATCAGTCGCATCGACTTCATCGCCCTTCTTCTGTCGTCGTCTCTTCACTCCTGAAATCACCGAGTTCATGTATTTACATTGTTCCTGATATCTCTCGAGAAACTTGGCCACCTCCAACTGGCTCAAAGTCGTTTCCCTGACTGGTCTTTTCCTCTTCCCGTTCAATGACGAGCTCGTCGACAGCTGAAGGGTATCCGGAAGAATCCACGGGTTATGCACTATCCGGTCCGTCACGGCCTGCTCAATCCGCTCCAACTCTTCTAGAGCCGACCTCTCTATCTCCAGTATCTCTCCACTCATGGCGTTTCTGTTCCTGCTGTCTCCTACTCCAACTTTCTCACTACTTCACGAACTTACCTGCAGAATTTACTGGTCACGTGACTACGGACCCCAGGGGTCTTCCCGGGTCCATTCTGTTTCCTTGGGGGGttgggtctgcctccggcggctggggctccgccccagaccctggttgctcctgcttcgcaggagttttgTGGGGGAGGATGCTGAATTTCGAGGTTTCATTCGCTACTCACACATTCTGTCTGTACTCGAACTCCGAaattttatcaaaaaaaaaaaaggtgaGTTTACTGAATCATATCCCCAGTCAGAGCtctatcaaaaaaaataacgTCACGGAGTCGAAGAGTTCGCTGTGGAgtaaaaaaatgaaaactcAAAAAttacagcaccttctgttcacgcctggtctcccacggcattactgatcaaggctcttagaggcttgaatatgattgatcggacgggaaatcttattttactcTAGATATGGCCGTAACTGAACAAAGACTTTCTCGCCTGCCCCTGAACCCCCGAATTACGGCAAATTCCCGCCCCTTAAACTCGCCAAAATGACCCTTCGAAAGTTTATTCACCCTCAAATCAGCAGTCCCAGAACCCCCTGCATGCCAGGGTCGGTAGAcacaacgactcgagcgaagcgagaggagcagcggggtctggggcggagccccagccgccggaggcacactccgCGGCCCAAAACCCCCCTCTGATAACGAAGAAGCGAGTTTTGTGACTGAGTTAGCAGAAAAACAGGGAAAAAAGAGAGAGGTAGAACCCGGTTTTAGAGAGGGGGATCAACCAGGCAGTgttctcaggggtaaagGGGGTATGCACAGCCTCGCGTGATGACCCCATGTTTAGAAACAGTCGCATCTCGCTTGAGTGATGCACAGGTGGCTCACAGTTTGATTACACAGAGCAGGAGCGAGATCTGGCAAGATGGCTTCTAATAAGTACGTGACGTGGGGATTGCATGTGGTTGGGTGTTGACAGAGTCGGTTTTGGTATTGGAAAGGCGGTTTTTTGATGGTTTTTTGATGGTTTTTCGAGAGTTTTTCGAGGGTGGTTGCTAACAGGAAAACAGCGTACAGAGAGCTAAATCAGCCCGGTGGTTACAGCCGAATGTATCATATGACGGTGGTGGCtatggtgatgatgattatGACGATTGGGTCGACGACGAAAACGGCGGAAATTACAATTATAACGATGATAACGAGGTACCTCCTTTGCCTCCGGTGATTCCCAGTATACCAGCCATTCCACAGGAGTATCTGCAAAATGCGGCAACACCACTTGGAAATGGTTCGGGATCTGATTCACAGGGCTCAACAAAGTTGGCTAGTGGGCCTGAAGTGGGTTCAGGTCGTGTGGGAATATCGAATAGTTCGGATTTTGGGACTGATTCGGGACGGCCAGTGGTTCCAACTATCAACGCACCAGAACCGGGATCAGCATCTCCAGAGCTCAGTCACACGAAATCGAATGCTTCAACTGCCTCAAGAACTTTTGTAGAGGCTGGAGTTACTAAATATTCACTTTCAGATGGAACACCATCGCAACAACCCGGTTCAGAGTCTGTAGAGGGTACAGGAGATTCGGCAAATGAGACTGCCAAGTCTGCAGTGGGTacagttggtgctgctggaggagctgttgctggtgctgcagTTGGTGCAGTTGCTAGTCTGGCTGGAGCTGTAGGATTGACAAATGCTCCAAGTTCATCTTCAACTAAAGCTCCAGTTCAAGGTTCGGGTCCGAGTTCAGAACATCTGCCGGGAGCCTGGCCAGGAGCATGGCCTTCAGCAACTCCTACACCCACTCCACCCGTTAATGTCGGTACTAGTACGACTGGTAGTTCAGTTCCTGTTGAAACTGTAaattctggttctgatgcCAATGCTAATGTGTCAAAATCTCTGGCTGCTGGCTCTACAGACGAGCAAGGTGCAGGTGCCAATGGAGATGCAGAGTCATATGACGACCATGAGGAAATCTATGACCAGTACTACGACGATGAGAatgaagctgatgatgacgaggtaGTAGAGCCATTGCCTAGTACACTACCTCAGAAACTGCCATCAGCACTTCCTGATATTCTCACGCCTCGAGCACCACAAACTACCCAGCTACAATCATCCTCACAACCAGCTTCTCAACTACTGCCACCTCACTTACAATCTCAGACAATTCAACCTTTGGGAACTCAATTTAATCCATTGACAGAGTCTCATTTAAACAACCCATACTCGCGTTCGCCAGAAGATGCCCACAATGGTTACTTGAGTCATGCCCAAAAATCAGACGACTTTTATGGAGAAACAGACTCGACTGCTTCATTGTCAACTGGTCGAAGATCATTAGACAGCACATCAGTAGCTGGTAGACTATCTCTTGATGAACGACCTGCTTTACACGGCAGACCAATCTCCGAATCAGTTCGTAGTCATCCTGTAATGGAAGACTCGGAGGAAGATGCTGACCGAAATGCTGTTGATCCTGATATTACTAATATCAATGACCAGATGAATGCAATGGGGTTGAAACATCGTCCTCAGGTTATTGATTCCGACTCATCCGATTCGTCTGATAGCGATTCATCAGATTCTGATTCAGAGTCTGATCTCAAAACACCTCGTGGGGCAGTTGCTGGCAG
The Sugiyamaella lignohabitans strain CBS 10342 chromosome A, complete sequence genome window above contains:
- the PRP9 gene encoding Prp9p (Subunit of the SF3a splicing factor complex; required for spliceosome assembly; acts after the formation of the U1 snRNP-pre-mRNA complex; GO_component: GO:0071004 - U2-type prespliceosome [Evidence IDA] [PMID 16618970]; GO_component: GO:0005634 - nucleus [Evidence IEA,IEA,IEA]; GO_component: GO:0005681 - spliceosomal complex [Evidence IEA]; GO_function: GO:0003723 - RNA binding [Evidence IDA] [PMID 8065365]; GO_function: GO:0046872 - metal ion binding [Evidence IEA,IEA]; GO_function: GO:0003676 - nucleic acid binding [Evidence IEA]; GO_function: GO:0008270 - zinc ion binding [Evidence IEA]; GO_process: GO:0008380 - RNA splicing [Evidence IEA]; GO_process: GO:0006397 - mRNA processing [Evidence IEA]; GO_process: GO:0000398 - mRNA splicing, via spliceosome [Evidence IDA] [PMID 8969185]), producing the protein MSGEILEIERSALEELERIEQAVTDRIVHNPWILPDTLQLSTSSSLNGKRKRPVRETTLSQLEVAKFLERYQEQCKYMNSVISGVKRRRQKKGDEVDATDGGALVLADQHIKEVKALGEFSGASQQLLDQYSKEVSSIKEFYRKYPNQDVDDLAATYAMARTLKKRNLANNNNNGLDKDVEQTDQSVGLTDGGVLSTFAVAENVSVDTEFSGEEYYGRFVDMVGLHEQFLNLHFVQHQLSYTQYLDKMSDFSDKSIYSSQRLNSSHYFEYIVELHKYLETFFRKTRILAHPESSLASIESDFDSLWQSQKYPSWIREDKESRNGGQIKGEGEAGAGAGSTDGESGSSDPLFCVPCNKRFTNEALFNNHLPGRKHKRNAAAATAAAGTSSTDGSGANNSPSSNISANIPIGEDLKLRALASHEYHIYCLADLLAKVITDTKSNVERRQALTDRERQAEIEALELEANGNGYSDNSDAENDNNNNNDDDDSEDEVVYNPLKLPLGWDGRPIPFWLYKYQGLGIEFDCEVCGNASYAGRKAFDKHFLEPRHVHGLRCLGVQPGPLFKGITKLADVMSLWEKIKKDNRQLETTNEVAVEMEDDEGNVMSEKVYNE